A stretch of the Proteus sp. ZN5 genome encodes the following:
- a CDS encoding phage tail tube protein has product MAQCPDDKGLVMGNAGILRIAKGCPDQVPAQDQFLRLGALTSKSFDFGMETVTSNADDTKGLTESIVTGADFTISFDGELKKAGVTGSTSAFDIAKEILDEIKAGRQPDYWIQLDMKGDGSDVVQGYMLFTSWSMEFPTKEISTYSGELKVADAETVEWLQEEIVVESITVEPATLAVKVGETKTFTVKFTPTDATNKNYTAVSDKPNFATVTQLVNVVTVRGVAEGTANITVTSEDGSKTAKCVVTVTAA; this is encoded by the coding sequence ATGGCACAATGCCCTGATGATAAAGGCCTAGTGATGGGTAACGCAGGTATTCTGCGCATTGCAAAAGGCTGCCCTGACCAAGTACCAGCACAAGATCAGTTCTTACGCTTAGGTGCATTAACAAGCAAGTCATTCGATTTCGGCATGGAGACAGTGACATCTAATGCTGATGACACTAAAGGCTTAACTGAATCAATTGTTACTGGCGCTGACTTTACCATTAGTTTTGATGGTGAATTAAAGAAAGCTGGTGTGACCGGTTCTACTTCCGCGTTTGATATTGCCAAAGAAATCCTTGATGAAATCAAAGCTGGTCGCCAACCAGATTATTGGATTCAACTTGATATGAAAGGTGATGGTTCTGATGTTGTTCAGGGCTATATGTTGTTTACATCTTGGTCAATGGAGTTTCCAACAAAAGAAATTTCTACCTATTCAGGTGAATTGAAAGTTGCTGATGCAGAAACGGTTGAATGGCTACAAGAAGAAATCGTTGTTGAAAGTATTACTGTCGAGCCAGCCACTCTGGCTGTAAAAGTAGGTGAAACCAAGACATTTACCGTCAAATTTACCCCAACCGATGCTACGAACAAAAACTACACTGCTGTGAGCGATAAGCCGAACTTTGCAACAGTTACTCAGCTTGTGAATGTAGTCACTGTACGTGGTGTTGCTGAAGGTACTGCAAATATCACTGTCACATCTGAAGATGGTAGTAAAACAGCAAAATGCGTGGTCACTGTTACCGCTGCTTAA
- a CDS encoding DUF6246 family protein — MTPILEIGEMVISTDKKDYLFRPSFINMTRIGEPKQIVKAYGQLNGAEVQELITRAVMSYRVIPEWLIKAISKPTYGRNILQIAMMVMQVCCDDDCSEIIGEWRSGKRGIVYKNGKMPIADIIVIARELFTHGIIGKAKIRKLQRNEGKNEFSDEFMAIDYISSARAHFGMNREEAEQLTMTEFQMMLKAKYPDEKGFTKEEYDNIMKQDDKRNDELISGKRRLVSRKRK, encoded by the coding sequence ATGACGCCTATTTTAGAAATCGGGGAGATGGTTATCTCTACTGATAAAAAGGATTACTTATTTAGACCATCGTTCATTAATATGACAAGAATCGGTGAGCCTAAACAGATTGTGAAAGCCTACGGTCAATTAAATGGTGCTGAGGTGCAAGAGTTAATTACTCGTGCTGTAATGAGCTACAGGGTTATTCCTGAGTGGTTAATAAAAGCCATTAGCAAGCCGACATATGGACGCAATATCCTACAAATTGCAATGATGGTTATGCAGGTGTGCTGTGATGATGATTGTTCTGAAATTATTGGTGAATGGAGATCGGGTAAGCGCGGTATTGTCTATAAAAACGGTAAGATGCCAATCGCTGACATTATCGTCATTGCTCGAGAATTATTCACTCACGGAATTATCGGTAAAGCGAAGATCCGTAAACTTCAACGCAATGAAGGCAAAAACGAATTCTCAGATGAGTTTATGGCAATTGACTACATCAGCTCTGCTCGTGCGCACTTTGGTATGAATCGAGAGGAAGCCGAACAGCTAACCATGACTGAATTTCAGATGATGCTCAAAGCTAAATATCCTGATGAAAAAGGCTTCACCAAAGAAGAATATGACAACATCATGAAACAAGATGATAAACGGAATGATGAACTGATCAGTGGTAAGCGTCGATTGGTGAGTAGGAAACGTAAATGA
- a CDS encoding tail fiber domain-containing protein, producing the protein MSTIPTQNPVPSEAAKDLKFNSGKIDEFVTSMKNKYIDRFGQEHFTIEGLRWVAQQAISQFGYITLESFQKGAEITLPNQVLRDEVTGEYYRWDGELPKYVPLNSSPENTGGVGLGKWVSVGDASLRRELSENSGSSLIGTKTGDTVEERFSSIEQDVKESAGKSLSNIKIFAELPLRPAGYGEILEKYNYKYIYPQGMCFFDDDNEIYITCSGVGGDNNWAWIYVYDRDSLSLKSIFSAGDTNSEGLYVTKIDGDKYLFILDYYSGSGNGKTGVYKLPNDISSVNMTRLTAYNVCNTRQYFQIAGYNNQIIIEVNNGSDAPQFLQRRTKFNYYDARDLLENIEPTPIGAISVDKNIEKIGKRQGIAITPNGLITSGGAYTPYGGDVNDENIFSFRTLTFSGNETGSLLCDPNKLCDQINPHLKQKATRMENEGCAYTENGDGIILSLNVLNTDNDVGGIFLFEHFISSADKNIIDVSSAILLDCLDNNNDTNIDISIIPYDKLQNKRLTTLKQILDRMNRDGVQVYQFYNGYTPYVTDINGMEITPSCSVTIKNFNSYSYLVTVSGNRTNYQMFVTGDIGGPYTQHMDSIATSPFNQIRPEFLSRGVKIQGVNGLPCDNYYTNNPGQIAIARYYSGDNSSPMLTGSIIVDGSSGRTSFNTTSDERLKIDKGEYTNGLDKILKLINNNALRNFEWKHNGHEQYGLMAQRVSDVIPDAVSYDKDTDTYMVNYSAIIPDIISAIAELSKRK; encoded by the coding sequence ATGTCTACAATTCCAACACAAAATCCAGTTCCAAGTGAAGCGGCGAAAGACCTTAAATTTAACTCAGGTAAAATTGACGAATTCGTTACGTCAATGAAAAATAAATATATCGATAGATTCGGGCAAGAACATTTTACAATCGAAGGATTGCGGTGGGTTGCTCAACAAGCAATATCTCAATTCGGCTATATCACATTAGAATCATTCCAAAAAGGTGCAGAAATAACACTGCCAAATCAAGTTTTACGCGATGAGGTAACAGGAGAGTATTATCGTTGGGATGGTGAGCTACCCAAATATGTTCCTTTAAATTCAAGCCCTGAAAATACAGGTGGGGTAGGATTGGGTAAATGGGTAAGTGTTGGTGATGCTAGTTTAAGGAGAGAGTTATCTGAAAATAGTGGTTCATCATTAATTGGCACAAAAACAGGAGATACAGTTGAAGAAAGATTTTCATCAATTGAGCAAGATGTGAAGGAGTCTGCAGGGAAATCTTTATCAAATATTAAAATTTTTGCAGAACTACCTCTTAGACCTGCCGGATATGGAGAGATATTAGAAAAATACAACTACAAATATATATACCCACAAGGAATGTGTTTTTTTGATGATGATAATGAAATATATATAACGTGCTCTGGGGTTGGGGGGGATAATAACTGGGCATGGATATATGTTTATGATAGAGATTCACTATCTTTAAAATCGATATTCTCAGCTGGTGATACTAACTCAGAGGGCTTATATGTAACAAAAATAGATGGTGATAAATATCTTTTTATTCTTGATTATTATTCTGGTTCTGGCAATGGTAAAACAGGAGTATATAAATTACCTAATGATATATCTTCAGTTAATATGACAAGATTAACTGCATATAATGTTTGCAACACAAGGCAGTATTTTCAAATTGCTGGATATAATAATCAAATAATAATTGAGGTTAATAATGGTTCAGATGCGCCGCAGTTTTTGCAAAGAAGAACAAAATTTAATTATTATGATGCGAGAGACTTGCTGGAAAATATAGAACCTACTCCTATTGGAGCTATATCTGTTGATAAAAATATCGAAAAGATAGGTAAAAGACAAGGTATCGCAATTACTCCAAATGGATTAATAACATCAGGTGGAGCATATACTCCATACGGTGGTGATGTTAATGATGAAAATATTTTTTCATTCAGAACGTTAACTTTTTCAGGTAATGAGACAGGTTCTTTGTTATGCGATCCCAATAAGTTGTGTGATCAGATAAACCCACACTTAAAGCAAAAAGCAACAAGGATGGAAAATGAAGGGTGTGCGTACACTGAAAATGGTGATGGTATCATCCTTTCTTTAAACGTATTAAACACAGATAATGATGTTGGTGGTATTTTTCTTTTTGAACATTTTATTTCTTCCGCTGATAAAAATATTATTGATGTATCTTCCGCAATCCTCTTGGACTGCTTAGATAATAATAATGATACAAATATTGATATATCTATAATTCCATACGATAAGTTACAAAATAAAAGATTAACAACACTAAAACAAATACTAGATAGAATGAATCGTGATGGAGTTCAGGTTTATCAGTTTTATAATGGTTACACTCCATATGTGACTGATATTAACGGTATGGAAATAACACCAAGCTGTTCAGTAACTATAAAGAATTTTAATTCCTATTCTTATCTTGTCACAGTCTCAGGAAATAGAACCAACTATCAAATGTTTGTTACAGGAGATATAGGTGGGCCATATACTCAGCATATGGACTCAATAGCAACATCACCTTTTAATCAGATAAGACCTGAGTTTTTAAGTAGAGGTGTTAAAATTCAAGGGGTTAATGGGCTTCCGTGTGATAACTACTACACTAATAATCCAGGGCAAATCGCAATAGCCAGATATTACTCTGGAGATAACTCTTCTCCTATGCTAACAGGGTCTATTATTGTTGACGGGAGCTCAGGGAGAACATCATTCAATACAACATCAGACGAAAGGCTAAAAATTGACAAAGGAGAATATACCAATGGTTTAGATAAGATATTGAAACTGATAAACAATAATGCGCTAAGGAATTTTGAATGGAAGCATAATGGGCATGAACAGTATGGATTGATGGCGCAGAGAGTAAGCGACGTTATCCCTGATGCAGTGTCTTATGATAAAGATACAGACACATACATGGTTAACTATAGTGCTATCATACCTGACATAATCTCTGCTATAGCAGAACTTTCAAAAAGAAAATAA